A genome region from Gadus chalcogrammus isolate NIFS_2021 chromosome 5, NIFS_Gcha_1.0, whole genome shotgun sequence includes the following:
- the lgals8b gene encoding galectin-8 — MQLSMLLQPRASMRLEHSHVIPYTGSIPGGLHTGEIIIVQGTVPPDADRFHIDLSSGCSTKPCSDIAMRFNACFEGTPSVTCNSLTQERWGQEQTLQQLPYKQGAPFETIILVHEDVFKSLPYKGSILKGLKPGQHITIKGQVSMYPHSFTVNLRNSRTENIALHLNPRIKSGVFIRNSYLGEAWGYEERELPFFPFSPGEYFEILMLCQPHQFKLAVNGCHLLEFRHRVQDLSSIDQLEIMGDLELSDVKLW, encoded by the exons ATGCAGCTGAGCATGCTGCTGCAGCCCAGAGCCAGCATGAGGTTGGAACACTCCCAT GTGATCCCGTACACCGGATCCATACCTGGTGGGCTGCACACCGGGGAGATCATCATCGTCCAGGGCACCGTCCCGCCAGACGCTGACAG GTTCCACATCGATCTGTCAAGCGGATGCAGTACTAAGCCATGCTCCGACATCGCCATGCGATTCAACGCCTGCTTCGAGGGCACACCTAGCGTCACCTGCAACTCCCTCACGCAGGAGCGCTGGGGCCAGGAACAGACGCTCCAGCAGCTCCCCTACAAACAGGGAGCGCCCTTCGAGACCATCATACTAGTGCACGAAGACGTCTTCAAG AGTTTACCTTACAAAGGCAGTATACTCAAGGGGCTGAAACCAGGGCAACACATCACAATCAAGGGACAAGTCAGCATGTACCCTCACAG TTTCACGGTGAACCTTCGCAATAGCAGGACAGAGAACATCGCTCTCCACCTGAACCCGCGCATCAAGTCGGGCGTGTTCATCAGGAACTCGTACCTGGGCGAGGCGTGGGGCTACGAGGAGAGGGAGCTGCCCTTCTTCCCCTTCTCCCCGGGGGAGTACTTTGAG ATCCTGATGCTCTGCCAGCCCCACCAGTTCAAGCTGGCGGTCAACGGCTGCCACCTGCTAGAGTTCCGGCACCGGGTGCAAGACCTGAGCAGCATCGACCAGCTGGAGATCATGGGAGACCTGGAGCTCAGCGACGTCAAGCTGTGGTGA
- the LOC130382774 gene encoding kelch repeat and BTB domain-containing protein 11 yields MNGSQRLGGETFMVEADVILHTVNSDLASLSGIDRKTCPALMKKDNAVPVIGEFLQCNQPLDSDAPATFEREYLLDGKMTFDDQTGDSLNVAKDQQFQMSNHKAGLEMRDAVIVKNLNGKMGNGDNHGDVVKADISHAGDSSVCFLDPEAREEADGSASASAEASQRGQCEIDTGQGQAVPDTHCITTGSQPGLAEPVRSSIPGSSASHLPGEDNPGGCSGDSWSLGHRESGPGAENPLAAKEPDLVIEVGGQKINAHKEILAEKSDYFKARLSRDILKVKGLSYKTLSVLIDYIYTSRMSVSKDTVVDVITGAKILQVPCAVQAAVDSMSEQLTAENCYEVLSIAKKQRLSELKETAYRFMSDHFLRVLRDPSVYGRLTGSERDLILRKRTEGRPTLMVAEVNDVFDRVGGSRPASRCSSRPQSPLSTASFEEGHAMYYYNETAGDWRALTAMPEDINTKGCGMCTMYNYLFVAGGIKGYGERGKVSDRVFYYNPVDDRWTEVRPLNQARAQLKLVSMDGHLYAIGGECLFTVERYDPRTDRWTTVAPLPKGAFAVAHEATTCNGELYVSGGSLFYRLLKYEPKRDEWQECPYNSSRKRSSDMVALKSFIYRFDVHREQGVDVFKYNTIVKMWQDCASQSLGGVSPFRCAVIGNCIYCVNKSQTLQFVVEEEGAHFVEEALRPPLEAKGVLFPFVLSLPEKHEAVA; encoded by the coding sequence ATGAATGGGAGCCAGAGGCTGGGAGGCGAGACCTTCATGGTGGAGGCTGACGTCATTCTTCACACTGTAAACTCTGACCTTGCCTCCCTCTCAGGCATAGATAGGAAAACATGTCCGGCTCTGATGAAGAAGGACAACGCCGTCCCTGTTATCGGGGAATTCCTGCAGTGCAATCAGCCTCTCGATTCAGATGCTCCGGCCACATTCGAGAGAGAGTACCTATTGGACGGCAAAATGACCTTCGACGATCAGACGGGGGACAGCTTGAACGTTGCAAAGGATCAACAGTTCCAGATGTCAAACCATAAGGCGGGTCTTGAAATGAGGGATGCCGTTATAGTGAAGAACCTCAATGGTAAAATGGGCAATGGTGACAACCACGGTGACGTCGTCAAGGCAGACATTTCCCACGCTGGGGATTCCTCTGTGTGCTTCCTGGACCCCGAAGCCCGAGAGGAAGCAGATGGAAGTGCATCAGCGAGTGCAGAGGCTTCTCAAAGAGGACAGTGTGAGATAGACACAGGCCAGGGACAGGCTGTGCCTGACACTCATTGTATTACCACTGGCAGCCAGCCAGGGCTAGCGGAGCCGGTACGCTCTTCCATTCCCGGATCCAGTGCGTCTCACCTACCCGGCGAAGACAATCCGGGGGGATGTTCCGGGGACAGTTGGAGCCTCGGGCACCGGGAAAGCGGCCCAGGGGCAGAGAATCCCCTGGCTGCGAAGGAACCCGATTTGGTCATTGAAGTCGGCGGGCAGAAAATAAACGCTCACAAGGAGATCCTGGCGGAGAAGAGTGACTACTTCAAAGCCAGGCTCTCGCGGGACATCCTCAAAGTGAAGGGGCTGAGCTACAAGACGCTGTCCGTGCTGATAGACTACATCTACACCTCCCGGATGAGCGTGAGCaaggacaccgtggtggacgtCATCACGGGCGCCAAGATCCTGCAGGTGCCCTGCGCCGTGCAGGCGGCCGTGGACTCCATGTCGGAGCAGCTCACCGCCGAGAACTGCTACGAGGTGCTGAGCATCGCCAAGAAGCAGCGCCTCAGCGAGCTCAAGGAGACCGCCTACCGCTTCATGAGCGACCACTTCCTGCGGGTCCTGCGGGACCCCTCCGTGTACGGCCGCCTGACGGGCTCCGAGAGGGACCTCATCCTGAGGAAGAGGACCGAGGGCCGGCCGACGCTGATGGTGGCCGAGGTCAACGACGTGTTCGACCGCGTGGGGGGCAGCAGGCCGGCCAGCCGTTGCAGCAGCCGTCCGCAGAGCCCCCTGTCGACGGCGTCGTTCGAGGAGGGCCACGCGATGTACTACTACAACGAGACGGCCGGCGACTGGCGGGCCCTGACCGCCATGCCCGAGGACATCAACACCAAGGGCTGCGGGATGTGCACCATGTACAACTACCTGTTTGTGGCCGGCGGGATCAAGGGCTACGGAGAGCGGGGGAAAGTGTCCGACCGGGTCTTCTACTACAACCCCGTCGACGACCGCTGGACGGAGGTGCGCCCCCTGAACCAGGCCCGTGCCCAGCTCAAGCTGGTGTCCATGGACGGCCACCTGTACGCCATCGGAGGGGAGTGCCTGTTCACCGTGGAGCGATACGACCCGCGCACCGACCGCTGGACCACCGTGGCGCCCCTGCCCAAGGGGGCGTTCGCCGTGGCGCACGAGGCCACCACGTGCAACGGGGAGCTGTACGTCTCCGGGGGCTCCCTCTTCTACCGCCTGCTCAAGTACGAGCCCAAGCGGGACGAGTGGCAGGAGTGCCCCTACAACAGCAGCCGCAAGAGGTCCTCCGACATGGTGGCCCTGAAGAGCTTTATCTACCGCTTCGACGTGCACCGCGAGCAGGGCGTCGACGTGTTCAAGTACAACACCATCGTCAAGATGTGGCAGGACTGCGCGTCCCAGAGTCTGGGCGGCGTCTCGCCCTTCCGCTGCGCGGTGATCGGGAACTGCATCTACTGCGTCAACAAGAGCCAGACGCTGCAgttcgtggtggaggaggagggcgcccACTTTGTGGAGGAGGCGCTGCGGCCCCCGCTGGAGGCTAAAGGGGTACTGTTTCCCTTCGTGCTTAGTTTGCCTGAGAAGCACGAGGCGGTGGCGTAG